One stretch of Arachis hypogaea cultivar Tifrunner chromosome 20, arahy.Tifrunner.gnm2.J5K5, whole genome shotgun sequence DNA includes these proteins:
- the LOC114926050 gene encoding uncharacterized protein isoform X5: MRFTLFNLAKEIASKVVIFLSRNVDFNQLVELSLSASLPWSLEVEKVHLNGKLKATAAYFSDTRVGGCSVNKHIRFCSSSSDEESGLSLQ, encoded by the exons ATGAG ATTTACTCTGTTCAATCTTGCGAAGGAGATTGCTTCCAAAGTTGTAATATTCCTTTCAAGAAATGTAGATTTCAATCAATTGGTTGAGTTATCTCTATCTGCCAGTCTACCATGGTCACTAGAG GTGGAGAAAGTTCACTTAAATGGAAAACTGAAGGCGACCGCTGCGTATTTCAGCGACACAAGAGTTGGAGGTTGCTCGGTGAATAAACACATTCGCTTCTGCTCaagctcaagtgatgaagaatcaGGATTATCCCTGCAATGA
- the LOC114926050 gene encoding uncharacterized protein isoform X1 gives MTTAVGITEFIGAEMIKKAISLAWKAHKTPEKLFILEKDRKGDPQQVFISFPASGSAKDWYSQKPFGEVPIDPDLFPSLKSIGYNDAAKVKEAFQGRFQAILSKPLLETEIYSVQSCEGDCFQSCNIPFKKCRFQSIG, from the exons ATGACTACTGCTGTTGGAATCACAGAATTTATTGGAGCAGAGATGATTAAGAAAGCAATTTCTTTGGCCTGGAAGGCTCACAAGACACCAGAAAAACTTTTCATTCTTGAAAAGGATCGCAAAGGGGACCCTCAACAAGTGTTCATCAGCTTCCCAGCATCAGGTTCTGCAAAAGATTGGTACTCTCAGAAGCCTTTTGGGGAAGTCCCAATAGACCCTGATCTGTTCCCATCACTTAAAAGCATTGGTTACAATGATGCTGCTAAAGTAAAAGAAGCTTTTCAAGGAAGGTTCCAAGCTATTTTGTCCAAGCCGTTACTTGAAACTGAG ATTTACTCTGTTCAATCTTGCGAAGGAGATTGCTTCCAAAGTTGTAATATTCCTTTCAAGAAATGTAGATTTCAATCAATTGGTTGA
- the LOC114926050 gene encoding uncharacterized protein isoform X2, which translates to MTTAVGITEFIGAEMIKKAISLAWKAHKTPEKLFILEKDRKGDPQQVFISFPASGSAKDWYSQKPFGEVPIDPDLFPSLKSIGYNDAAKVKEAFQGRFQAILSKPLLETELVTFLSWFSEDYRDHQEII; encoded by the exons ATGACTACTGCTGTTGGAATCACAGAATTTATTGGAGCAGAGATGATTAAGAAAGCAATTTCTTTGGCCTGGAAGGCTCACAAGACACCAGAAAAACTTTTCATTCTTGAAAAGGATCGCAAAGGGGACCCTCAACAAGTGTTCATCAGCTTCCCAGCATCAGGTTCTGCAAAAGATTGGTACTCTCAGAAGCCTTTTGGGGAAGTCCCAATAGACCCTGATCTGTTCCCATCACTTAAAAGCATTGGTTACAATGATGCTGCTAAAGTAAAAGAAGCTTTTCAAGGAAGGTTCCAAGCTATTTTGTCCAAGCCGTTACTTGAAACTGAG TTAGTTACCTTTCTCTCTTGGTTCTCAGAAGATTACAGAGATCATCAAGAAATAATATGA
- the LOC114926050 gene encoding uncharacterized protein isoform X3, protein MTTAVGITEFIGAEMIKKAISLAWKAHKTPEKLFILEKDRKGDPQQVFISFPASGSAKDWYSQKPFGEVPIDPDLFPSLKSIGYNDAAKVKEAFQGRFQAILSKPLLETEKITEIIKK, encoded by the exons ATGACTACTGCTGTTGGAATCACAGAATTTATTGGAGCAGAGATGATTAAGAAAGCAATTTCTTTGGCCTGGAAGGCTCACAAGACACCAGAAAAACTTTTCATTCTTGAAAAGGATCGCAAAGGGGACCCTCAACAAGTGTTCATCAGCTTCCCAGCATCAGGTTCTGCAAAAGATTGGTACTCTCAGAAGCCTTTTGGGGAAGTCCCAATAGACCCTGATCTGTTCCCATCACTTAAAAGCATTGGTTACAATGATGCTGCTAAAGTAAAAGAAGCTTTTCAAGGAAGGTTCCAAGCTATTTTGTCCAAGCCGTTACTTGAAACTGAG AAGATTACAGAGATCATCAAGAAATAA
- the LOC114926050 gene encoding probable glutamate carboxypeptidase LAMP1 isoform X6, producing the protein MNLSPILKSIKELEKAAIKINDQRKEIEASKGWRTWKEYQMKVRDVNDRLMMVEHVFTDRDGLLGMTWRKHLGSNF; encoded by the exons ATGAATTTGTCTCCTATATTGAAGTCAATCAAGGAGCTTGAGAAAGCAGCAATCAAGATAAATGACCAGAGAAAG gAAATAGAAGCAAGTAAAGGTTGGAGAACATGGAAAGAGTACCAAATGAAAGTGAGAGATGTGAATGATAGACTTATGATGGTTGAACATGTATTCACTGACAGAGATGGCCTCTTAGGAATGACATGGCGTAAGCATTTG GGTTCTAACTTCTGA
- the LOC114926050 gene encoding probable glutamate carboxypeptidase LAMP1 isoform X4 produces MFESQLNVKNLEDEISNKDMNLSPILKSIKELEKAAIKINDQRKEIEASKGWRTWKEYQMKVRDVNDRLMMVEHVFTDRDGLLGMTWRKHLGSNF; encoded by the exons ATGTTTGAATCCCAGCTTAATGTGAAGAACTTGGAAGATGAGATTTCAAATAAAGACATGAATTTGTCTCCTATATTGAAGTCAATCAAGGAGCTTGAGAAAGCAGCAATCAAGATAAATGACCAGAGAAAG gAAATAGAAGCAAGTAAAGGTTGGAGAACATGGAAAGAGTACCAAATGAAAGTGAGAGATGTGAATGATAGACTTATGATGGTTGAACATGTATTCACTGACAGAGATGGCCTCTTAGGAATGACATGGCGTAAGCATTTG GGTTCTAACTTCTGA